The Tenebrio molitor chromosome 3, icTenMoli1.1, whole genome shotgun sequence genome contains a region encoding:
- the LOC138125783 gene encoding ATP-binding cassette sub-family G member 5, translating to MIASDYVLELSNVFYSGQVEPGSCVQRLLGSIKTGVILKDVSMTVHSGEVLAVLGSKGSGKKALLDVISRRVQGPTRGQILLNNHPMNLSLFQQRGGYVTHKCDLIPGLTVEQTLYYTPTKLTGYLKKSKVKQIMADLALSQVANRCTEHLTQSEYRRLMIGIQLIKDPVVLLLDEPTWDLDPLNTYLVVSILSNASKKYGTAIILTMEKPRSDVFPFLERVLYLCLGDVVYTGGTRQMLEYFNAIGFPCPQLENPLMYYLCLSTVDRRSRERFVESNHQIAALVEKFKIEGAVYRKGSINGPNHALDGGLGHGNKVPLLLGRPGTCQVGWTLYSRLVVATLSIQKAGLLRMFLRLFLAPLFFFFLWIFYRDMQLYQHTFVTRTGLILNCLSGAYFLGILNSIFLYPVFRTRYFQESQEGLYGGTLFLITYNLVSIPFSFISMAAAGAIIYPLIRTFEEPLQYLYFVLILWACYIFAEQQTMAILMVVKSHLSAAIFSIYITCVCITLSSGILRSIKGLQQWLYYLTYATQMRYASAFLNRQIFLTSELMQTLSYDAKHNCTNMNLIERDASSGLGYCRYSSGQKFLVERYLRDTTEVIFSDGILDFDLNIGITFAFALGMVVFNLFLYLLPLPAFVKAKFRE from the exons ATGATCGCGAGCGACTACGTCTTGGAGCTGTCGAATGTGTTCTACTCGGGCCAG GTGGAGCCGGGGTCGTGCGTGCAGCGGCTGCTGGGGAGCATCAAGACCGGGGTCATCCTGAAGGATGTGTCGATGACGGTGCACTCGGGGGAGGTGCTGGCGGTGCTAGGGTCCAAAGGCAGCGGCAAGAAAGCGCTCCTCGATGTTATCTCGCGCAGGGTGCAAGGACCCACCAGAGGGCAGATTCTACTCAACAACCACCCCATGAATCTGAGCCTGTTTCAACAGAGAGGAGGATATGTTACTCACAAGTGCGACCTAATCCCGGGGCTCACGGTCGAGCAGACGCTCTACTACACCCCGACCAAA TTGACAGGTTACTTGAAGAAGTCCAAGGTGAAGCAAATAATGGCCGACTTGGCCCTGTCGCAAGTGGCCAACCGCTGCACGGAACACCTGACCCAAAGCGAGTACCGCCGCCTCATGATCGGCATCCAGCTGATCAAAGACCCCGTCGTGCTCCTCCTCGACGAACCCACCTGGGACCTAGACCCGCTGAACACTTACCTTGTCGTGTCCATTCTCTCAAACGCGTCGAAAAAATACGGAACGGCCATAATCCTCACAATGGAGAAGCCGCGCTCGGACGTGTTTCCTTTTTTGGAGCGAGTCTTATACTTATGTCTCGGCGACGTCGTTTATACCGGCGGAACGAGACAGATGCTGGAATATTTCAACGCTATCGGTTTCCCATGTCCGCAACTTGAAAACCCGCTCATGTATTACC TATGCCTCAGCACTGTCGACAGGAGGTCGAGGGAGCGCTTTGTCGAAAGCAACCATCAGATAGCCGCTCTGGttgagaaatttaaaattgagggCGCGGTCTACCGGAAGGGCTCGATTAACGGCCCCAATCACGCGTTGGACGGCGGACTGGGGCACGGCAATAAGGTGCCGCTGCTTCTGGGGCGGCCCGGGACGTGCCAAGTGGGGTGGACTCTGTACAG TCGATTGGTGGTGGCAACTCTGAGCATACAGAAAGCAGGGTTGCTTCGCATGTTCCTGCGATTATTCCTTGCCCCgctcttctttttctttttgtggaTTTTCTACCGCGACATGCAACTGTATCAACACACGTTCGTCACCAGGACCGGAttgattttaaattgcttATCAGGCGCCTACTTTTTAGGAATTCTGAATTCGATTTTTCTGT ATCCAGTTTTCAGGACGAGATACTTCCAAGAGTCACAAGAGGGCCTTTACGGGGGCACTCTTTTTCTCATAACCTACAATCTAGTCTCGATAccgttttctttcatttctatGGCAGCAGCCGGGGCTATAATCTATCC ACTTATAAGAACATTTGAGGAACCACTTCAGTATCTGTACTTCGTCCTGATCCTTTGGGCCTGCTACATTTTCGCCGAACAACAAACAATGGCGATCTTGATGGTGGTCAAGAGCCACCTATCGGCAGCAATTTTCAGTATTTACATAACCTGCGTTTGCATCACTTTGAGTAGCGGTATTTTGAG GTCCATCAAAGGGTTGCAGCAGTGGCTGTACTACTTGACGTACGCCACCCAGATGCGCTACGCCTCAGCTTTCCTCAACCGCCAAATCTTCCTGACGTCAGAACTGATGCAGACTTTGTCGTACGACGCCAAACACAACTGCACCAATATGAATTTGATCGAGAGGGACGCGTCTAGCGGATTAGGTTACTGTAGGTACTCCAGCGGGCAGAAATTCCTGGTGGAGAGGTACCTGAGAGACACCACCGAAGTGATCTTCAGCGACGGAATCCTCGACTTCGACTTGAACATAGGAATCACGTTCGCGTTCGCTCTAGGAATGGTCGTTTTCAACTTGTTTCTCTACCTGCTCCCGCTTCCTGCTTTCGTAAAAGCCAAGTTTCGcgaataa